The Styela clava chromosome 11, kaStyClav1.hap1.2, whole genome shotgun sequence genome includes the window cattccagcttcagcaaaacttcttagatatagagattattttatttcgttacaggcgcaaaacggcaggtactacacgtaaagaggacgccgagtagcaaaagcgagcggtaaacggtcgcgaaaggcgacgagaaatatgtgcattggagcgtatcatgaaatacaatctttcgcatgtagtcttatggagtgacatCAGAGTTgtctatcatgttgtttaatgttaTTGGTGTGAATATACTTGTAGACTGtaatctgacggtacggtaaaccgtactgtactgcgaacagacgtgtccatatatttgggcgtagctctcttgtcttaTTTTGGAGAGATTGTGAACATGTTTGTTCGTGTTTAGGAATTGTTGAAGCGTGGTTTGTCAGAATGATAGCGTCCTAGCAGGATAGCAACAATGCTGTCATTTTACCTTTCATTGATCGCAATTATGAAGATGGGATTCGTATAAAGCCCAGCCAACACtcaaaattagtaattatccagtcaGTGTAAGAAATGCAGAATGGATAGTTTCCTTAATcccaactgaataattactaattgtTAAAACGTGGCGtacatgtttttctcaaatctcacatttcgCAATCCCTGAAGTTCGTTTGGAAGTCCTGCAGAAGGAATACACTTATAAAGATTATTTTACACCAATTGGTGGTTGAATTAAAGTACCACACCATTGTCCTTGTTTTTTGAGTTTCCGCACAGAACAAGGCGCAAGAGAAGCAGACCTATCAATTGAAATATAGCGGTGGGTATAGTATCTTAACAGACCGATGAACCTTCTTTATTATTATAAGTCCAGTCGTGGGTAAAGTGCTACGTTCATGGGACACTCGttctatttttttgtataaaaacgGGCAATAGTCTAAGggaaattcaacaaaaagttggtAACGATTGTTTCAAGTCAAGGCATGCGTAGTACGCCATTTTGTGGCTGAACAAAAGATTTGCCAAATCATCCTGCGATGTTAATTCACGAACAGATGCGTAATAAATTCATCAAAAAGCAACTCTCGTGACAACGAATACTTCGCCAAACAAtgcatttatcaaaatatacaatatataacaCACGCTAACTTTTATCGATTTACGTGACAATATCAATGAACAACCAGGGATGTTGTATAGACTGAACTGACTAAAATTTCATTCcgttgttttattttcattctctGAGTTATTTAAATCAAGATGCTGAGTTTTTCGAATTTTTAGTGCTTTCGAGtgtcaaattttacattttgttgCCAATTCAGTCAATTCCCATTAGTTTGTAGTTGAATTCATCTATTTCTCTAAACATCCTTATCCCACGACTTGACCACAGGATGCTGTGACATCATGTCCCTGGCGGGTGTACCACCTTGCCGTGCACCTATTGCAAGGGTGAACTCTACAAATTGCATAAGAATAATTCACGCAGCGAGCACCCTGACATACATCTGGACATCCATGAACTAGAGCTTCTCCAGGACCACATGCTGcacctaaaatatatcaaattataaaatagtaTAAAACATTTTGTCAAAAGATGTTGTGCCGAGGAGATGCTtactgaaaaaagaaaaaaaaatgaaaatgttatAGTTGTTTCCTACACGAAAATAGGCGCATTTTATTAAACTACTTCTGACTAAGGTTGGGGATTTCGATCTGAATAGTAAATTCCGAATCGCTGTCGAGGTAAATTCGTTACTTTTTCGTATTGAAGTCACTTTTTAGGGCAATATTATGTCTTTTTTACTGATAATCTGGGAATTAAAAATGCCGAGTATATCTGACTCTCTAGCATTTGAAACGCCGACTCTTGTGAAAATTTGCCAATTACGACTCCACAGCCTAACCTGGAGCCATTCCTTCAATTGTTTATCAAGAGCGTTCACTATTGTTATAGATTTCCCTCGCTAAATGTGTTCTTATTTCCACCAATTTGTAAGTCTATCTTTGTGAAAAAAACTCAGCGAAATGCGCGCGTGCACGGTTTTGTCAAATTCTTAATTATCGTGGTCGGGTGTGTGTATTCAATCATCAAGTTGGTGAGTTAGGGCAACAACTGGGACTAAAATGCTTGTAAATTCCCTAATTTTCATTGTTAAAACTTATCGAAAACAGCCCTGGTAACGCTGAAAATACAGTAAGGaggaatataacaaaaaacacaaacaaaaagtttCTATATAAAAAGTAATGTTATTGGTACCTGCTGGAGCAATTTGCACCACTGGCACGGCTGGTGCTGCTTGTACATATGGTACATGTGGTGCTGCTTGTACATATGGTTCATGTGGTGCTGCTTGTGCATACGGTCCTACTTGTACAATTGGTGGCCTTGGTACAGTTTGTTTGGGACGATTCGTTAAACTCATTAGGAGTGCAATTAGAGTGAGTTTTGAAATCTTTTGTGGTTGTTTCTTATCTGTAATAAAAGCAGATTTTGATTGAgtgttttttttacttcatgGATTTAAACATAGATAATTCAATTCTGCGTAATAAAAGTCGAAGGAATGCCATTTCGGGATTTTTAATTCCCCTGCTACAACTTCAATTTCCGTATTTTGAGCGTTGGTGGGTGTGTTTTtttttggcgggagctttgtacGAAAGATTCCTGATATCGAACTATACCAAGTAGCTTGTAATGTATCGCGATATCGACTGGCAAGAACAAAGTTATTACTAATAGTTAGAATACAATTACATTTTAAATAAGACTTGAACTGAAAAACATACAAAACACAGATCTAGTTTAGTCAGAATGACCAAACCCCCATCCCAGAGTTGGGTCGAGACCGCCGAGTTTCATCATTTCAAAGCACGATATCACAGCCAACAAAATCCCATAAAACAATGCAGAGTGGCTAGCAACATTGCCAAATTTTATAGGCGGTAGTCGTATTCTGACCATACGCGCAACTTTTCTCTGCATTTTTGAGGCAGAGAGAGCAATTGATAGGATGAGGAAGGACATTAAATCGTTTTCTCAATATGCAACTCTGCACTCgacaaaattcattttcatgaaTTGCTCAGAAAGCAATTTTGTTCGTGGCGAAGAGCTGACATTGCAGACGTGGGGCGTTGTTGACCAGACGCCCAAAAAGAAAAGAGGCTTAGCGGCGCATTTTTGCTTAGTTTTTTTTACTCTTGGCACTCTTGTATCTTCAAGAAGAAGTATTTGGCTAAACTAACTAAAGTCGCGTCTTTTCACCAACTGTTTTGGACCTGGTATCAATCGCTCACCTGAAAGTTTCACACAAGCCGTTCCACAACCTGTCGAACAGCATACTTCATCGTCTTCACAATCGGTAGCTTTCATACAAGGCGGGGTTTCAAACTCATCGCAGGTATCTTTAGAAACTTCGGGAAATGGACATTGTTTATCTATTCCGGCAAATCCTTAATGGTGAATGAGAAGGTATTAGAATTTTATAAGTCTAGAAAATCAGGAAGGCCCCTTCGTCAATCATCGTAAAAACTCGAGGGATGTTTTTTGCGCAAAACATAATGTCTCGCTATGTTCTTTTCTCTCGGGAAACCAACATTTATCAAACAACATACTATAGCGCTCAAAAAATTCGCCGCTTTTGAAGGCCAAACCTCTCATTACATTCGAAAATATTACCTGTTctgcaataatttttcaaattaaatttatactTTTTATGCGGGATGTTATTCAAATAtgcaaataattgaaattatctTTGTTTTCGGCTAAAAGCGGTTTTGCAATGGAATTCGAGTAATATTTGCTATCTTTTGCTAATCATTTTGATATAAAGTTGTTCCTTACTAAagtatatcaatatatatttttgaaatctagACTTTTCGAATATAAAGAACAGTACGGATAGTGGACCACGCAGTCTGGATTGAAAAGAATAGCCCAAAATGCTAagaaattgattttgaatgcaataaaatgtgaAAGCTTACGTGTGGCGCACATGAATCCACTGTATCCAAGTGGACATTGGCATGTGAAGCCGTCCGTAGAATCGTCGTCTATGCAGAGTTTCCTCTGATCAGTGCAGGTTTTAAGAATAACGGCGTTTTTACAGCCTgcataaatataaacatttgaTTCCATTTAGCACTCTTTTAGTATCAAGATGAGACGAAGATTAGGATGGAATTTAACATTACAATATCTAAATGAGCATATTGTGCACgaagtttaaatatttaaatatttataataaatataacataaatataataaatatttaaactatTGGACTAGTagtttaaatttgtatttttcgctataAAAGGCtactacttttatttatttcgtgtCCATTAATTGCATGCATTGCTTTCGTTATCAGTGTTACTTTTATTCCATTGCCAAAACTATGGCTAAAATctgaaatattaaatgaaagaaatatataatatagacCGCTGAATTGTgtgtaataaaaattaaacttaTCAAATAAGGTATACCAATATGCCTTTTACAGCAAGGCTATAACTATTCGGACCATAGGCATATCGGCTTAAGTAGCGGCTAAGGTTATTTACTACATGAAAAGACTTTCTATTGGGTACAAAAACGAATAGTAGTATCTATAGCACTGACCCTTTCCTCTCCCTcctgataaatatgtaaatcccaccCTAACTTCACATTGGTTTAAAAACCTAACTACAAGCAAGTACAGTATTGATCGAAGGCATTATTATGTATAGTACTGACCTATTGGAAAACATTTGAATGAACATCCATCTGATCCTAAGCAACATATGTTTCCATCCGGACAATTGAGACCTGGAACATCAATGGCACATTCATCGAATGTTTCGAATTCAGCTTGTTCGCAAAGATCGGCTGGATTATCCGGAAAAGGACATCTGTCGTCGTAGCCAACCTCTCCTAGTGTtagaaaaataacattttttcaggtatttattttcattgtgcAAGAATCAGTGTAGAGCAATAATCAGATATAAGAAAAAAACTAGCAAAAACGGAAACAGTGACTAATAgcgactgaaaaaaaaaacaccttgATGCTGAATCACCGAAGCAAACATAGAGAAGAAACAATTATATAAGAACTTAAAATGCAAAAACCATTAAAACAACAACAGATTACCAACAGAAACTAGAGAAATTAGTAGAGccattattttttatatgcAATTTTGTGGCATATGCAGTAAAACATGGATTCgcaacaccattttgctctattcttaGGCGATTCACTAAAAACCGGACCTCTCCATTATGACATTTTTATAACGATTTGATTTGGCGGGGTAATTTTGCCTTTTACGACACCGACACCATTTTGTTATATTCAATTTACTGAAAACCGGACTTTTCCATTAGGATTTTTTATGTACATGGTTAAATAGCGTCTTCCAGTGATATCCTCAATGAGTGCAAACATTGGAAATTTATGCTTACTAACATTGCGTAGCCGCGCCCCTATTTTAGAATATGTCAAGTCTCGTGCCCAACctaaaaaataactagctaacaataagctacattTGAGAACCATTGCTCATAAGAAGGGtcatatacaatatatatgtaataatatgaaatatataaagtaaaattaaattggCATGCTTTTTAAACATCAAATTCAACAAAGCGGACTAGGAATTAAACCGAAACCAGTCATGCTTCGTTAACGCCGATGTAACTCTAAACTGCACAAGAGCATATCAATCTCAAAATCGACATATACAAACAATAATTCGAATCCTAAGggattcaaaagtcttgctgcacactaacacaaatatatttccgtaacgtttcgtctgaccatggtcagacttcttcagacatacatagttcaacaaTAATTCGAATACTCACGTTCCATACAATCATCCCCTCTAAATCCAAATGGACAAAGACAACTATGCGGCGGTGGTGTGGTTTCGTAGCAAATTTTATTTCCCGGACAATCCGTGGTTGATGTGCAGGTTGCTAAATGTTAATAAAAATGAACTGAAAGGTCACAGCATCAATAAAATGACGTAATAAGTGGCCTGAGCTGTTATTGTGCTTAATTATTAAAACAACCAAATACGAAATACCCCAATAGTATCACAGAAAATGGTGATTTGATGACCTACAGTCTTACATAATACTTCAGTAAAAACGTCCGGAGAAAATCTTCCtataaaaccaaatttcaaaaaatttgtaaaaacaaacattgtacaaaataaaatatatacttcgTAAATGTAGATTATAAGGTGCTCCCGTAGTAAGTTccccaagatggcgcacaacttgaacatagtatgtttaccaggttatggttatgaggttgtgcgtcatcttggtgcacatactacgggagcgccatgtgtaccaggttagggttaggccataattttaatccaattttccgtattttagttctgttacgagttcgggtactggctaagtgactcccgtattatttgtacctaaaattattgcTTAATTAATAACCCTaatctgatacacatactacgttccgtgtccgccatgttggtacacatacttcaggagtacctaatATTGTCATAACAGTTTGatgtaaataatataaataaaaataacttataAGTTTTCATCTCGTTTAGTTTAATGGCAGACACATTTTCAGAATTTTACATCATTAGCAAATTATTCAGAgcactcctgaagtatgcgcacaacctgaaccctaatctggtacacaagctgagttcaggttgtgcgccatcttggtgcgcatacttcaggaagtcGTTATTCAGTATTTAATTTATGTATTCTAGTAAATGAATCCATTTCGCCCATTCCTAAAATCGAGTCTAAAACATACAATACTTGGCCAAGTAATATTCCACAGTGTAAAACATTGTGATTTGGTTTTCATCTTTGCAAAACAAAGGCGAGCGCATTCGAAGTCAATTAACGCTCATTAGAATAAGAAAGGCAAAAATGTTCGCACTCGTTTATAGCGAGCGTTTTTTTTCCACATATTTGGTTTTTATCCTTGCAAAGCAATTGGAAGACAATTTTTCGATAAGATgattcattaaaaataaaaaactatttacACTGTTTCAAACATAATATCGTCGTTCGTGACCATCGTGAGAACTTGTTACATTTGCTCGGGGCGTTTATAATTAACTCTCTTAACGTAAAGTTTGCGATGTCACCGACTTCTCCTAGCTCGATCAAATAAATTTGCTTCGCGTCATTCGAATGTTCCGATCTATTTTTTACCCATAATTACCGCCATTAAGCAGTAATTAAAACACCAGATCGCACATCCGTGAATTTGAAACTTTAATAACGATGCGTTGCAAGTTAAGTCAACTTAACCAACCAGTAAGGAATATCACAAGCACAAATTTCGGAAAGTGATAATTTACACATGTTTACTGGGGAAGGGGAGCCGCAGGAATcaatgctggttatcgagcagcgacacccgagtCGAAACGCATGACCGATATATTTCGTAAACGGCACAGTTTGACAATGCGTATATTCCGATAAAAATTGAGTGGTTGATAAAAATTATGTGGCGATATATATCTCACATTGGATCGTATGAAGATATTCCCCACTCCAAAGCGATCATATTAAGATACACCCTCTCCCTTGGCTACCTATTACCAAGGTTACCTCATCCCAGGTAGGTTTGGGAGTCCCCGTCACGCTCAATCGTATAAAGCCCTCTTTGATGGTAGGTTGGTTTTTATGGTAGGTTTGATGGGGGCATATTTATAAGATCCAGTTCATTTACTGGTGAGTATacaattttcgaaaatgaaacattttaaatGTGATGTTATCAGACATGATTTCAATTACAGTTGGAAAACAGCAGGTATTCATAGACCTTCAATATTATACACTTTCACCATTCGCCATATCCTGTTATTATCAAAGATTGGAGAAGACAGCTGCGTCGTGTTTATTTGAATAtgtaatttcattttcatcAGATTATTGTGTCGGTACTACTTGTTACCGACCATCGTTACATTTACAAGACCTATTAGTAATGAATTATTTCCTGTAAACACCAATTGTAATTTTGAAGTTACTCAGTCAGTATTTTTTTAACTTTGCAAACCAAATGCTATTTTTTTGGACAAGGTTTCGAAAGAGAGTCGCAATGTTTACTGAGTACAAGTATATTATAGTAAGATATTTTCGTCTTTAAAAAATTCATGGAAAAGCGGTGTATAGGAAGCTATGAACTACTCAATTCCATTTATTCATCTTCAGAATTCGATCGAAAGTTGAAACGCGGATTTTCTTGGTCTAGTTTACCGCCTCGGT containing:
- the LOC120347566 gene encoding uncharacterized protein LOC120347566 isoform X2 codes for the protein MSAAATKSTKMDEYFRIAFLFSFAVAINGIILTGSGANCNTKCGAAKETCFALDNNACYCPAGFKGVNCDEPNTDYIDETCAVPKRIPEFCGEAIDLCGNCDSGSICCSNGCILSCLSLPSPTCTSTTDCPGNKICYETTPPPHSCLCPFGFRGDDCMEREVGYDDRCPFPDNPADLCEQAEFETFDECAIDVPGLNCPDGNICCLGSDGCSFKCFPIGFAGIDKQCPFPEVSKDTCDEFETPPCMKATDCEDDEVCCSTGCGTACVKLSDKKQPQKISKLTLIALLMSLTNRPKQTVPRPPIVQVGPYAQAAPHEPYVQAAPHVPYVQAAPAVPVVQIAPAGAACGPGEALVHGCPDVCQGARCVNYSYAICRVHPCNRCTARWYTRQGHDVTASCGQVVG
- the LOC120347566 gene encoding uncharacterized protein LOC120347566 isoform X3 — protein: MSAAATKSTKMDEYFRIAFLFSFAVAINGIILTGSGANCNTKCGAAKETCFALDNNACYCPAGFKGVNCDEPNTDYIDETCAVPKRIPEFCGEAIDLCGNCDSGSICCSNGCILSCLSLPSPTCTSTTDCPGNKICYETTPPPHSCLCPFGFRGDDCMEREVGYDDRCPFPDNPADLCEQAEFETFDECAIDVPGLNCPDGNICCLGSDGCSFKCFPIGCKNAVILKTCTDQRKLCIDDDSTDGFTCQCPLGYSGFMCATHKKQPQKISKLTLIALLMSLTNRPKQTVPRPPIVQVGPYAQAAPHEPYVQAAPHVPYVQAAPAVPVVQIAPAGAACGPGEALVHGCPDVCQGARCVNYSYAICRVHPCNRCTARWYTRQGHDVTASCGQVVG
- the LOC120347566 gene encoding uncharacterized protein LOC120347566 isoform X1; protein product: MSAAATKSTKMDEYFRIAFLFSFAVAINGIILTGSGANCNTKCGAAKETCFALDNNACYCPAGFKGVNCDEPNTDYIDETCAVPKRIPEFCGEAIDLCGNCDSGSICCSNGCILSCLSLPSPTCTSTTDCPGNKICYETTPPPHSCLCPFGFRGDDCMEREVGYDDRCPFPDNPADLCEQAEFETFDECAIDVPGLNCPDGNICCLGSDGCSFKCFPIGCKNAVILKTCTDQRKLCIDDDSTDGFTCQCPLGYSGFMCATRFAGIDKQCPFPEVSKDTCDEFETPPCMKATDCEDDEVCCSTGCGTACVKLSDKKQPQKISKLTLIALLMSLTNRPKQTVPRPPIVQVGPYAQAAPHEPYVQAAPHVPYVQAAPAVPVVQIAPAGAACGPGEALVHGCPDVCQGARCVNYSYAICRVHPCNRCTARWYTRQGHDVTASCGQVVG